A DNA window from Streptomyces bacillaris contains the following coding sequences:
- a CDS encoding helix-turn-helix domain-containing protein: MAGSNPDRGRTVSTVLGRRLGGELLRMREARDLRQSHAADALTASVAKVAKIERGLVPIRDPDIRALCHLYGETDADTVDRLLALAKADRERRKASGWWNQYPGLGSMVEYVALEDIASSLRTWQLAIVPGLLQTADYARALAVGNGSWEDPDEIEPFVEARMARQVRLTGDRQLELWAVVHESALRQLVGGRQVMREQLGHLLDKARQPNVKLQVVPYLAGAHPGMTSAFTIVSFADPGALDVVHMDTTSSTLWLESDNDADRHAQLFDRISRLGLAQRSSVRLIDGILKEL; encoded by the coding sequence GTGGCAGGCAGTAATCCGGATCGAGGCCGGACGGTCTCCACCGTGCTGGGACGCCGTCTCGGCGGTGAGTTGCTACGGATGCGGGAGGCGCGTGACCTGCGGCAGTCGCACGCGGCGGACGCGCTGACGGCGTCGGTCGCGAAGGTCGCCAAGATCGAGCGGGGCCTCGTACCGATACGGGACCCCGACATCCGGGCCCTGTGCCATCTGTACGGCGAGACCGACGCCGACACCGTCGACAGGCTGCTGGCCCTGGCGAAGGCGGACCGCGAGCGCCGCAAGGCGAGCGGCTGGTGGAACCAGTACCCGGGGCTTGGGTCCATGGTCGAGTACGTGGCGTTGGAGGACATCGCCAGCAGCCTGCGTACCTGGCAACTCGCCATCGTTCCTGGCTTGTTGCAGACGGCCGACTACGCCAGGGCACTGGCGGTGGGGAACGGCTCCTGGGAGGATCCTGACGAGATCGAACCCTTCGTCGAGGCTCGGATGGCACGACAGGTTCGATTGACCGGTGACCGTCAGCTGGAGTTGTGGGCGGTGGTGCATGAAAGTGCTCTGCGTCAACTGGTGGGAGGGCGGCAGGTGATGAGGGAGCAGCTCGGCCACCTGCTGGACAAGGCCCGGCAGCCGAACGTGAAGCTCCAGGTCGTGCCCTACCTGGCGGGTGCTCACCCCGGAATGACGAGCGCCTTCACCATCGTGTCGTTCGCTGATCCCGGGGCCCTCGATGTGGTCCACATGGATACGACGTCGAGCACGCTCTGGCTGGAGAGCGATAATGATGCCGACCGCCACGCGCAGCTCTTCGACCGCATCAGTCGTCTGGGGCTCGCGCAGCGCAGCTCGGTCAGACTGATCGACGGCATTCTCAAGGAGTTGTAG
- a CDS encoding DUF397 domain-containing protein yields MPAYKFVKSSYSGGNAGQECVEVARNIPRTVAVRDSKRPGGPVVTVTPAAWGAFTADLRQQF; encoded by the coding sequence GTGCCCGCGTACAAATTCGTCAAGTCCAGCTACAGCGGCGGTAATGCTGGGCAGGAGTGCGTGGAAGTCGCCCGCAACATCCCCCGCACCGTCGCCGTCCGCGACTCCAAGCGCCCGGGTGGCCCCGTCGTCACCGTCACGCCCGCCGCCTGGGGCGCCTTCACGGCCGACCTGCGCCAGCAGTTCTGA
- a CDS encoding DUF397 domain-containing protein → MSKFRFKKSSYSEPNGECVEVAGNVPRTVAVRDSKDPSGSVLTVSPVAWGAFQATLLRDSAGEGPCE, encoded by the coding sequence ATGAGTAAGTTCCGCTTCAAGAAGTCCAGCTACAGCGAGCCGAACGGCGAGTGCGTCGAGGTCGCGGGCAACGTTCCGCGCACCGTAGCCGTTCGCGACTCCAAGGATCCGAGTGGGTCCGTCCTCACCGTTTCCCCCGTCGCCTGGGGCGCTTTCCAGGCAACGCTGCTGCGGGACAGCGCCGGAGAAGGTCCATGCGAGTGA
- a CDS encoding DUF397 domain-containing protein, translated as MRVSGFRFEKSRHSSGDGECVEVARNIPRTVAVRDSKRPGGPVVTVAPAAWGAFTADLRRRQP; from the coding sequence ATGCGAGTGAGTGGCTTCCGCTTCGAGAAGTCCCGTCACAGCAGTGGCGACGGAGAGTGCGTCGAGGTCGCCCGCAACATCCCCCGTACCGTCGCCGTCCGCGACTCCAAGCGCCCGGGTGGCCCCGTCGTCACCGTCGCGCCCGCTGCCTGGGGCGCCTTCACGGCCGACCTGCGCCGGCGGCAGCCGTAG
- a CDS encoding D-alanyl-D-alanine carboxypeptidase family protein, with the protein MKIGIKRINRVTITSTVVLTAGAVLASGAFASAAQAATAPPAPSIVAKGGFVMNSGTGKALYSKTADTRRSTGSTTKIMTALVVLKQKNVNLKSQVTIQKAYSDYIVSKNASSARLIVGDKVTVGQLLYGLMLPSGCDAAYALADKFGTGKTRDARVKSFIGKMNATAKSLKLKNTNFDSFDGIGSGKNYSTPRDLTIIAREAMKNSTFRTVVKTKSTKQTVTMKNGGKRVMAWTNTNKMLSSYSGAIGVKTGSGPTAKYCLVFAATRNGKTVIGTVLTSTNESTRTADAKKLMDYGFKR; encoded by the coding sequence TTGAAAATCGGGATCAAGCGCATCAATCGCGTGACCATCACGAGCACCGTGGTCCTCACCGCGGGCGCGGTGCTGGCGAGCGGTGCCTTCGCCTCGGCGGCCCAGGCCGCCACGGCGCCGCCGGCTCCGTCGATCGTCGCCAAGGGCGGCTTCGTGATGAACAGCGGCACCGGAAAGGCGCTCTACAGCAAGACCGCGGACACCCGCCGCTCCACCGGCTCTACCACGAAGATCATGACCGCCCTCGTGGTGCTCAAGCAGAAGAACGTGAACCTGAAGTCCCAGGTCACGATCCAGAAGGCGTACAGCGACTACATCGTCTCGAAGAACGCCTCCTCCGCCCGGCTCATCGTCGGCGACAAGGTCACCGTCGGCCAGCTCCTCTACGGCCTGATGCTCCCCTCCGGCTGCGACGCGGCGTACGCCCTGGCCGACAAGTTCGGCACCGGCAAAACCCGTGACGCCCGCGTGAAGTCGTTCATCGGCAAGATGAACGCCACGGCGAAGAGCCTCAAGCTGAAGAACACCAACTTCGACTCGTTCGACGGCATAGGGAGTGGGAAGAACTACTCGACCCCCCGCGACCTGACGATCATCGCCCGCGAGGCGATGAAGAACTCCACGTTCCGCACGGTCGTCAAGACCAAGTCCACGAAGCAGACGGTCACCATGAAGAACGGTGGCAAGCGCGTCATGGCGTGGACCAACACCAACAAGATGCTCAGCAGCTACAGCGGCGCCATCGGCGTGAAGACGGGCTCCGGCCCGACCGCCAAGTACTGCCTGGTCTTCGCCGCCACGCGCAACGGCAAGACGGTCATCGGCACGGTGCTCACGTCGACCAACGAGTCGACCCGCACGGCCGACGCGAAGAAGCTGATGGACTACGGCTTCAAGCGGTAG